A region from the Dendropsophus ebraccatus isolate aDenEbr1 chromosome 1, aDenEbr1.pat, whole genome shotgun sequence genome encodes:
- the ILF3 gene encoding interleukin enhancer-binding factor 3 isoform X7, with the protein MRPMRIFLNDDRHVMAKHSVVYPTQEELEAVQNMVSHTERALKAVSDWIDQQEKVNTGEPAQPETNVADDTNEEGKEGESKSGENSTRTLRGVMRVGLVAKGLLLKGDLDLELVLLCKDKPTISLLKKVADNLVVQFASVSEEKYDVLPNIREASIVIRNTKEPQLILNIRLTSTLVREEVEKLSAGETLSISDPPDVLDRQKCLAALASLRHAKWFQARANGLKSCVVVIRVLRDLCTRVPTWEPLRGWPLELLCEKAIGTANRPMAAGEAFRRVLECLSSGILMPDGPGLYDPCEKEATDALGHLERQQREDITHSAQHALRLAAFGQLHKVLGMDSLPSKLPKKSKPEPSIDYTVQIPPSTTYVIPALKRPMEEDGEDKSPSKKKKKIQKKDEKSEPPQAMNALMRLNQLKPGLQYKLISQTGPVHAPVFTMSVEVDDKTFEASGPSKKTAKLHVAVKVLQDMGLPTGIEEKEETSEETEKPVIQTPAQNDSAQGDSASPTDQSESAKQQGPILTKHGKNPVMELNEKRRGLKYELISETGGSHDKRFVMEVEVDNVKFQGSGSNKKVAKAYAALAALEKLFPDYITYPEVPKKKRPPMMPRGGPRGGKHNQGFGMMYSEVPPPQGMRGRGRGGMNRGRGRGRGFGGNHGYMNSGGYGGGYGGNYNYQTSATAGYSDFFTDCYGYHDFASA; encoded by the exons ATG CGTCCCATGCGCATCTTTCTCAACGATGATCGCCATGTTATGGCAAAACACTCCGTGGTGTATCCAACTCAAGAGGAGCTAGAGGCGGTCCAGAACATGGTGTCTCACACAGAGAGGGCACTGAAAGCCGTATCAGACTGGATCGACCAGCAAGAGAAGGTTAATACGGGAGAACCTGCCCAGCCGGAAACCAACGTGGCAGATGACACCAATGAAGAGGGCAAGGAAGG TGAATCTAAATCTGGTGAGAACTCCACAAGGACACTCCGCGGCGTGATGAGGGTTGGACTTGTTGCCAAAGGACTTCTCTTGAAAGGGGATCTGGATTTAGAACTGGTTCTTCTATGCAAGGATAAGCCCACCATCTCTCTCCTGAAGAAAGTAGCTGATAACCTTGTTGTACAGTTTGCT TCTGTTTCTGAGGAGAAATATGATGTGCTCCCCAATATCCGTGAAGCTTCAATTGTCATTAGGAACACCAAGGAGCCGCAGCTGATTCTTAACATCCGACTGACATCCACTCTGGTCCGCGAGGAAGTGGAGAAGCTGAGCGCCGGAG AAACGCTATCAATCAGCGATCCACCGGACGTTCTGGACAGGCAGAAATGCCTTGCTGCATTGGCGTCACTCCGACACGCCAAGTGGTTCCAG GCTAGGGCAAATGGGCTTAAATCCTGTGTTGTTGTTATCCGTGTGCTGCGAGACTTGTGCACCCGCGTGCCAACCTGGGAACCTTTAAGAGGATGG CCTCTCGAGTTGCTTTGTGAAAAGGCTATTGGAACTGCCAACCGACCCATGGCGGCAGGTGAAGCTTTCAGAAGAGTCCTTGAATGCCTTAGCTCTGGAATTTTAATGCCAG ATGGTCCCGGCTTGTATGATCCTTGTGAAAAAGAAGCTACCGATGCACTAGGACACCTAGAAAGACAGCAGCGGGAGGACATAACCCACAGTGCTCAG CATGCTCTCAGGCTTGCAGCATTTGGTCAACTACACAAAGTTTTGGGGATGGACTCTCTGCCCTCAAAGTTGCCTAAAAAGTCAAAACCAGAGCCTTCCATTGACTATACAg ttcAGATTCCTCCCAGCACCACCTATGTTATACCAGCCCTGAAACGACCCATGGAGGAGGACGGAGAGGACAAATCGCCaagtaagaagaaaaagaagattcAGAAGAAAG ATGAGAAGAGTGAGCCTCCACAAGCAATGAATGCCTTAATGAGGTTAAACCAGCTGAAGCCAGGCCTCCAGTACAAGCTGATCTCTCAGACAGGACCTGTCCATGCACCTGTATTCACAATGTCTGTGGAAGTAGATGACAAGACCTTTGAGGCCTCCGGACCCTCCAAGAAGACTGCCAAGCTCCATGTTGCAGTAAAG GTTTTGCAAGACATGGGACTTCCAACAGGTATtgaagagaaagaagaaaccTCTGAGGAGACTGAGAAGCCAGTCATCCAGACCCCAGCTCAGAATGACTCTGCACAGGGCGATAGCGCTTCCCCTACAGACCAGTCAGAG AGTGCAAAGCAGCAAGGACCTATACTCACAAAGCATGGGAAGAATCCAGTCATGGAGCTTAATGAAAAGAGGCGAGGTCTGAAGTACGAACTTATATCTGAGACAGGAGGCAGCCATGATAAGAGATTTGTCATGGAG gttgAAGTAGATAATGTGAAATTCCAAGGTTCTGGATCCAACAAGAAGGTTGCAAAGGCCTATGCTGCTCTGGCTGCTTTAGAAAAACTTTTCCCCGACTACATTACATACCCAGAAGTTCCCAAGAAGAAGCGGCCCCCAATGATGCCCAGGGGTGGCCCCAGAGGAGGAAAA CATAACCAGGGATTTGGGATGATGTACAGTGAGGTTCCACCACCCCAAGGCATGCGAGGTCGTGGCCGAGGAGGAATGAATCGCGGCAGAGGAAGGGGGCGGGGATTCGGAGGCAATCACGGTTACATGAATTCAG gtggatatggcggcggctatGGTGGTAACTACAACTATCAGACATCTGCAacagctggataca GTGACTTTTTCACAGACTGCTACGGTTATCATGATTTTGCATCTGCTTAG
- the ILF3 gene encoding interleukin enhancer-binding factor 3 isoform X2 — translation MRPMRIFLNDDRHVMAKHSVVYPTQEELEAVQNMVSHTERALKAVSDWIDQQEKVNTGEPAQPETNVADDTNEEGKEGESKSGENSTRTLRGVMRVGLVAKGLLLKGDLDLELVLLCKDKPTISLLKKVADNLVVQFASVSEEKYDVLPNIREASIVIRNTKEPQLILNIRLTSTLVREEVEKLSAGGTDETLSISDPPDVLDRQKCLAALASLRHAKWFQARANGLKSCVVVIRVLRDLCTRVPTWEPLRGWPLELLCEKAIGTANRPMAAGEAFRRVLECLSSGILMPDGPGLYDPCEKEATDALGHLERQQREDITHSAQHALRLAAFGQLHKVLGMDSLPSKLPKKSKPEPSIDYTVQIPPSTTYVIPALKRPMEEDGEDKSPSKKKKKIQKKDEKSEPPQAMNALMRLNQLKPGLQYKLISQTGPVHAPVFTMSVEVDDKTFEASGPSKKTAKLHVAVKVLQDMGLPTGIEEKEETSEETEKPVIQTPAQNDSAQGDSASPTDQSESAKQQGPILTKHGKNPVMELNEKRRGLKYELISETGGSHDKRFVMEVEVDNVKFQGSGSNKKVAKAYAALAALEKLFPDYITYPEVPKKKRPPMMPRGGPRGGKHNQGFGMMYSEVPPPQGMRGRGRGGMNRGRGRGRGFGGNHGYMNSGGYGGGYGGNYNYQTSATAGYSQFYSNGGGSGNTSGGGAGSGGYSSYYQGEGYTAQTPPKPFVNKKPPAQQQSQPPQQAPQQQQQTPAQPHTPAQTKQSYNQGGYQSHQAQSQQGYNQGQYGSYGPPQKQKGGYNQASQGASGGSYSSYSNSYSGGAASGYTGGEGAGGRGGGNSYTAPSTGGYNTGTSYGGANNTSYQGYTQSGYNQGAAQNYTAPASYQQQPQGGTGNYGRNADHSMNYQYR, via the exons ATG CGTCCCATGCGCATCTTTCTCAACGATGATCGCCATGTTATGGCAAAACACTCCGTGGTGTATCCAACTCAAGAGGAGCTAGAGGCGGTCCAGAACATGGTGTCTCACACAGAGAGGGCACTGAAAGCCGTATCAGACTGGATCGACCAGCAAGAGAAGGTTAATACGGGAGAACCTGCCCAGCCGGAAACCAACGTGGCAGATGACACCAATGAAGAGGGCAAGGAAGG TGAATCTAAATCTGGTGAGAACTCCACAAGGACACTCCGCGGCGTGATGAGGGTTGGACTTGTTGCCAAAGGACTTCTCTTGAAAGGGGATCTGGATTTAGAACTGGTTCTTCTATGCAAGGATAAGCCCACCATCTCTCTCCTGAAGAAAGTAGCTGATAACCTTGTTGTACAGTTTGCT TCTGTTTCTGAGGAGAAATATGATGTGCTCCCCAATATCCGTGAAGCTTCAATTGTCATTAGGAACACCAAGGAGCCGCAGCTGATTCTTAACATCCGACTGACATCCACTCTGGTCCGCGAGGAAGTGGAGAAGCTGAGCGCCGGAGGTACGGATG AAACGCTATCAATCAGCGATCCACCGGACGTTCTGGACAGGCAGAAATGCCTTGCTGCATTGGCGTCACTCCGACACGCCAAGTGGTTCCAG GCTAGGGCAAATGGGCTTAAATCCTGTGTTGTTGTTATCCGTGTGCTGCGAGACTTGTGCACCCGCGTGCCAACCTGGGAACCTTTAAGAGGATGG CCTCTCGAGTTGCTTTGTGAAAAGGCTATTGGAACTGCCAACCGACCCATGGCGGCAGGTGAAGCTTTCAGAAGAGTCCTTGAATGCCTTAGCTCTGGAATTTTAATGCCAG ATGGTCCCGGCTTGTATGATCCTTGTGAAAAAGAAGCTACCGATGCACTAGGACACCTAGAAAGACAGCAGCGGGAGGACATAACCCACAGTGCTCAG CATGCTCTCAGGCTTGCAGCATTTGGTCAACTACACAAAGTTTTGGGGATGGACTCTCTGCCCTCAAAGTTGCCTAAAAAGTCAAAACCAGAGCCTTCCATTGACTATACAg ttcAGATTCCTCCCAGCACCACCTATGTTATACCAGCCCTGAAACGACCCATGGAGGAGGACGGAGAGGACAAATCGCCaagtaagaagaaaaagaagattcAGAAGAAAG ATGAGAAGAGTGAGCCTCCACAAGCAATGAATGCCTTAATGAGGTTAAACCAGCTGAAGCCAGGCCTCCAGTACAAGCTGATCTCTCAGACAGGACCTGTCCATGCACCTGTATTCACAATGTCTGTGGAAGTAGATGACAAGACCTTTGAGGCCTCCGGACCCTCCAAGAAGACTGCCAAGCTCCATGTTGCAGTAAAG GTTTTGCAAGACATGGGACTTCCAACAGGTATtgaagagaaagaagaaaccTCTGAGGAGACTGAGAAGCCAGTCATCCAGACCCCAGCTCAGAATGACTCTGCACAGGGCGATAGCGCTTCCCCTACAGACCAGTCAGAG AGTGCAAAGCAGCAAGGACCTATACTCACAAAGCATGGGAAGAATCCAGTCATGGAGCTTAATGAAAAGAGGCGAGGTCTGAAGTACGAACTTATATCTGAGACAGGAGGCAGCCATGATAAGAGATTTGTCATGGAG gttgAAGTAGATAATGTGAAATTCCAAGGTTCTGGATCCAACAAGAAGGTTGCAAAGGCCTATGCTGCTCTGGCTGCTTTAGAAAAACTTTTCCCCGACTACATTACATACCCAGAAGTTCCCAAGAAGAAGCGGCCCCCAATGATGCCCAGGGGTGGCCCCAGAGGAGGAAAA CATAACCAGGGATTTGGGATGATGTACAGTGAGGTTCCACCACCCCAAGGCATGCGAGGTCGTGGCCGAGGAGGAATGAATCGCGGCAGAGGAAGGGGGCGGGGATTCGGAGGCAATCACGGTTACATGAATTCAG gtggatatggcggcggctatGGTGGTAACTACAACTATCAGACATCTGCAacagctggataca GTCAGTTCTACAGCAATGGTGGGGGCTCTGGTAATACCAGTGGTGGAGGTGCTGGCTCTGGTGGCTATAGCTCTTATTACCAAGGGGAAGGTTACACTGCACAAACTCCCCCTAAACCCTTTGTGAACAAGAAGCCACCCGCCCAACAACAAAGCCAACCGCCGCAACAAGCACCCCAGCAGCAACAGCAGACACCAGCACAGCCACATACACCGGCCCAGACCAAGCAGTCGTATAACCAGGGAGGCTATCAGTCACACCAGGCACAGTCTCAGCAGGGCTACAACCAGGGCCAGTATGGAAGCTACGGGCCACCACAGAAGCAAAAGGGAGGCTACAACCAAGCATCTCAGGGAGCTAGCGGCGGCTCTTATTCCTCTTACTCCAACTCTTACAGTGGCGGGGCAGCCTCAG GTTATACTGGTGGAGAGGGTGCCGGTGGTAGAGGAGGTGGCAATTCATATACAGCTCCTAGTACTGGTGGCTACAACACAGGAACGAGCTATGGTGGTGCCAACAATACCTCATACCAAG GATACACACAGTCCGGCTACAATCAAGGTGCAGCTCAGAACTACACCGCTCCCGCCTCTTATCAGCAACAACCACAAGGAGGCACCGGAAACTATGGCAGAAATGCGGATCACAGCATGAATTACCAGTACAGATAG
- the ILF3 gene encoding interleukin enhancer-binding factor 3 isoform X5: MRPMRIFLNDDRHVMAKHSVVYPTQEELEAVQNMVSHTERALKAVSDWIDQQEKVNTGEPAQPETNVADDTNEEGKEGESKSGENSTRTLRGVMRVGLVAKGLLLKGDLDLELVLLCKDKPTISLLKKVADNLVVQFASVSEEKYDVLPNIREASIVIRNTKEPQLILNIRLTSTLVREEVEKLSAGGTDETLSISDPPDVLDRQKCLAALASLRHAKWFQARANGLKSCVVVIRVLRDLCTRVPTWEPLRGWPLELLCEKAIGTANRPMAAGEAFRRVLECLSSGILMPDGPGLYDPCEKEATDALGHLERQQREDITHSAQHALRLAAFGQLHKVLGMDSLPSKLPKKSKPEPSIDYTVQIPPSTTYVIPALKRPMEEDGEDKSPSKKKKKIQKKDEKSEPPQAMNALMRLNQLKPGLQYKLISQTGPVHAPVFTMSVEVDDKTFEASGPSKKTAKLHVAVKVLQDMGLPTGIEEKEETSEETEKPVIQTPAQNDSAQGDSASPTDQSESAKQQGPILTKHGKNPVMELNEKRRGLKYELISETGGSHDKRFVMEVEVDNVKFQGSGSNKKVAKAYAALAALEKLFPDYITYPEVPKKKRPPMMPRGGPRGGKQHNQGFGMMYSEVPPPQGMRGRGRGGMNRGRGRGRGFGGNHGYMNSGGYGGGYGGNYNYQTSATAGYSDFFTDCYGYHDFASA, translated from the exons ATG CGTCCCATGCGCATCTTTCTCAACGATGATCGCCATGTTATGGCAAAACACTCCGTGGTGTATCCAACTCAAGAGGAGCTAGAGGCGGTCCAGAACATGGTGTCTCACACAGAGAGGGCACTGAAAGCCGTATCAGACTGGATCGACCAGCAAGAGAAGGTTAATACGGGAGAACCTGCCCAGCCGGAAACCAACGTGGCAGATGACACCAATGAAGAGGGCAAGGAAGG TGAATCTAAATCTGGTGAGAACTCCACAAGGACACTCCGCGGCGTGATGAGGGTTGGACTTGTTGCCAAAGGACTTCTCTTGAAAGGGGATCTGGATTTAGAACTGGTTCTTCTATGCAAGGATAAGCCCACCATCTCTCTCCTGAAGAAAGTAGCTGATAACCTTGTTGTACAGTTTGCT TCTGTTTCTGAGGAGAAATATGATGTGCTCCCCAATATCCGTGAAGCTTCAATTGTCATTAGGAACACCAAGGAGCCGCAGCTGATTCTTAACATCCGACTGACATCCACTCTGGTCCGCGAGGAAGTGGAGAAGCTGAGCGCCGGAGGTACGGATG AAACGCTATCAATCAGCGATCCACCGGACGTTCTGGACAGGCAGAAATGCCTTGCTGCATTGGCGTCACTCCGACACGCCAAGTGGTTCCAG GCTAGGGCAAATGGGCTTAAATCCTGTGTTGTTGTTATCCGTGTGCTGCGAGACTTGTGCACCCGCGTGCCAACCTGGGAACCTTTAAGAGGATGG CCTCTCGAGTTGCTTTGTGAAAAGGCTATTGGAACTGCCAACCGACCCATGGCGGCAGGTGAAGCTTTCAGAAGAGTCCTTGAATGCCTTAGCTCTGGAATTTTAATGCCAG ATGGTCCCGGCTTGTATGATCCTTGTGAAAAAGAAGCTACCGATGCACTAGGACACCTAGAAAGACAGCAGCGGGAGGACATAACCCACAGTGCTCAG CATGCTCTCAGGCTTGCAGCATTTGGTCAACTACACAAAGTTTTGGGGATGGACTCTCTGCCCTCAAAGTTGCCTAAAAAGTCAAAACCAGAGCCTTCCATTGACTATACAg ttcAGATTCCTCCCAGCACCACCTATGTTATACCAGCCCTGAAACGACCCATGGAGGAGGACGGAGAGGACAAATCGCCaagtaagaagaaaaagaagattcAGAAGAAAG ATGAGAAGAGTGAGCCTCCACAAGCAATGAATGCCTTAATGAGGTTAAACCAGCTGAAGCCAGGCCTCCAGTACAAGCTGATCTCTCAGACAGGACCTGTCCATGCACCTGTATTCACAATGTCTGTGGAAGTAGATGACAAGACCTTTGAGGCCTCCGGACCCTCCAAGAAGACTGCCAAGCTCCATGTTGCAGTAAAG GTTTTGCAAGACATGGGACTTCCAACAGGTATtgaagagaaagaagaaaccTCTGAGGAGACTGAGAAGCCAGTCATCCAGACCCCAGCTCAGAATGACTCTGCACAGGGCGATAGCGCTTCCCCTACAGACCAGTCAGAG AGTGCAAAGCAGCAAGGACCTATACTCACAAAGCATGGGAAGAATCCAGTCATGGAGCTTAATGAAAAGAGGCGAGGTCTGAAGTACGAACTTATATCTGAGACAGGAGGCAGCCATGATAAGAGATTTGTCATGGAG gttgAAGTAGATAATGTGAAATTCCAAGGTTCTGGATCCAACAAGAAGGTTGCAAAGGCCTATGCTGCTCTGGCTGCTTTAGAAAAACTTTTCCCCGACTACATTACATACCCAGAAGTTCCCAAGAAGAAGCGGCCCCCAATGATGCCCAGGGGTGGCCCCAGAGGAGGAAAA CAGCATAACCAGGGATTTGGGATGATGTACAGTGAGGTTCCACCACCCCAAGGCATGCGAGGTCGTGGCCGAGGAGGAATGAATCGCGGCAGAGGAAGGGGGCGGGGATTCGGAGGCAATCACGGTTACATGAATTCAG gtggatatggcggcggctatGGTGGTAACTACAACTATCAGACATCTGCAacagctggataca GTGACTTTTTCACAGACTGCTACGGTTATCATGATTTTGCATCTGCTTAG
- the ILF3 gene encoding interleukin enhancer-binding factor 3 isoform X6, with the protein MRPMRIFLNDDRHVMAKHSVVYPTQEELEAVQNMVSHTERALKAVSDWIDQQEKVNTGEPAQPETNVADDTNEEGKEGESKSGENSTRTLRGVMRVGLVAKGLLLKGDLDLELVLLCKDKPTISLLKKVADNLVVQFASVSEEKYDVLPNIREASIVIRNTKEPQLILNIRLTSTLVREEVEKLSAGETLSISDPPDVLDRQKCLAALASLRHAKWFQARANGLKSCVVVIRVLRDLCTRVPTWEPLRGWPLELLCEKAIGTANRPMAAGEAFRRVLECLSSGILMPDGPGLYDPCEKEATDALGHLERQQREDITHSAQHALRLAAFGQLHKVLGMDSLPSKLPKKSKPEPSIDYTVQIPPSTTYVIPALKRPMEEDGEDKSPSKKKKKIQKKDEKSEPPQAMNALMRLNQLKPGLQYKLISQTGPVHAPVFTMSVEVDDKTFEASGPSKKTAKLHVAVKVLQDMGLPTGIEEKEETSEETEKPVIQTPAQNDSAQGDSASPTDQSESAKQQGPILTKHGKNPVMELNEKRRGLKYELISETGGSHDKRFVMEVEVDNVKFQGSGSNKKVAKAYAALAALEKLFPDYITYPEVPKKKRPPMMPRGGPRGGKQHNQGFGMMYSEVPPPQGMRGRGRGGMNRGRGRGRGFGGNHGYMNSGGYGGGYGGNYNYQTSATAGYSDFFTDCYGYHDFASA; encoded by the exons ATG CGTCCCATGCGCATCTTTCTCAACGATGATCGCCATGTTATGGCAAAACACTCCGTGGTGTATCCAACTCAAGAGGAGCTAGAGGCGGTCCAGAACATGGTGTCTCACACAGAGAGGGCACTGAAAGCCGTATCAGACTGGATCGACCAGCAAGAGAAGGTTAATACGGGAGAACCTGCCCAGCCGGAAACCAACGTGGCAGATGACACCAATGAAGAGGGCAAGGAAGG TGAATCTAAATCTGGTGAGAACTCCACAAGGACACTCCGCGGCGTGATGAGGGTTGGACTTGTTGCCAAAGGACTTCTCTTGAAAGGGGATCTGGATTTAGAACTGGTTCTTCTATGCAAGGATAAGCCCACCATCTCTCTCCTGAAGAAAGTAGCTGATAACCTTGTTGTACAGTTTGCT TCTGTTTCTGAGGAGAAATATGATGTGCTCCCCAATATCCGTGAAGCTTCAATTGTCATTAGGAACACCAAGGAGCCGCAGCTGATTCTTAACATCCGACTGACATCCACTCTGGTCCGCGAGGAAGTGGAGAAGCTGAGCGCCGGAG AAACGCTATCAATCAGCGATCCACCGGACGTTCTGGACAGGCAGAAATGCCTTGCTGCATTGGCGTCACTCCGACACGCCAAGTGGTTCCAG GCTAGGGCAAATGGGCTTAAATCCTGTGTTGTTGTTATCCGTGTGCTGCGAGACTTGTGCACCCGCGTGCCAACCTGGGAACCTTTAAGAGGATGG CCTCTCGAGTTGCTTTGTGAAAAGGCTATTGGAACTGCCAACCGACCCATGGCGGCAGGTGAAGCTTTCAGAAGAGTCCTTGAATGCCTTAGCTCTGGAATTTTAATGCCAG ATGGTCCCGGCTTGTATGATCCTTGTGAAAAAGAAGCTACCGATGCACTAGGACACCTAGAAAGACAGCAGCGGGAGGACATAACCCACAGTGCTCAG CATGCTCTCAGGCTTGCAGCATTTGGTCAACTACACAAAGTTTTGGGGATGGACTCTCTGCCCTCAAAGTTGCCTAAAAAGTCAAAACCAGAGCCTTCCATTGACTATACAg ttcAGATTCCTCCCAGCACCACCTATGTTATACCAGCCCTGAAACGACCCATGGAGGAGGACGGAGAGGACAAATCGCCaagtaagaagaaaaagaagattcAGAAGAAAG ATGAGAAGAGTGAGCCTCCACAAGCAATGAATGCCTTAATGAGGTTAAACCAGCTGAAGCCAGGCCTCCAGTACAAGCTGATCTCTCAGACAGGACCTGTCCATGCACCTGTATTCACAATGTCTGTGGAAGTAGATGACAAGACCTTTGAGGCCTCCGGACCCTCCAAGAAGACTGCCAAGCTCCATGTTGCAGTAAAG GTTTTGCAAGACATGGGACTTCCAACAGGTATtgaagagaaagaagaaaccTCTGAGGAGACTGAGAAGCCAGTCATCCAGACCCCAGCTCAGAATGACTCTGCACAGGGCGATAGCGCTTCCCCTACAGACCAGTCAGAG AGTGCAAAGCAGCAAGGACCTATACTCACAAAGCATGGGAAGAATCCAGTCATGGAGCTTAATGAAAAGAGGCGAGGTCTGAAGTACGAACTTATATCTGAGACAGGAGGCAGCCATGATAAGAGATTTGTCATGGAG gttgAAGTAGATAATGTGAAATTCCAAGGTTCTGGATCCAACAAGAAGGTTGCAAAGGCCTATGCTGCTCTGGCTGCTTTAGAAAAACTTTTCCCCGACTACATTACATACCCAGAAGTTCCCAAGAAGAAGCGGCCCCCAATGATGCCCAGGGGTGGCCCCAGAGGAGGAAAA CAGCATAACCAGGGATTTGGGATGATGTACAGTGAGGTTCCACCACCCCAAGGCATGCGAGGTCGTGGCCGAGGAGGAATGAATCGCGGCAGAGGAAGGGGGCGGGGATTCGGAGGCAATCACGGTTACATGAATTCAG gtggatatggcggcggctatGGTGGTAACTACAACTATCAGACATCTGCAacagctggataca GTGACTTTTTCACAGACTGCTACGGTTATCATGATTTTGCATCTGCTTAG